One Campylobacter concisus DNA window includes the following coding sequences:
- a CDS encoding NADP-dependent isocitrate dehydrogenase — protein sequence MSDIIWTKTDEAPLFASYSLFPIVKSFLSRAGISITRADISLAGRILSLFSKELGLNKADELELLGELTAHKEANIIKLPNISATLVQLKVAIDELRSKGINVPFYPDEIITDYDEEVAKKYQKVLGSAVNPVLRQGNSDRRVLPPVKEFAKKHPHSNGDWDKANKTKICYMQKGDFYENERSIIASKDEKFYINFISLDGKKELLKELAVQSGEIVDATYLSVDELDKFYESCFDEAKKENLTLSLHLKCTMMKVSDPVIFAHAIKSYFNEVFELFGDEFKAHGVEAKNGLKDMFAKISTLKNKDEILAKFDEILSKKAKIWALNESASNFDVPNDVIIDASVPALIRNSGKVKDKDGELNFSLCMIPDRTYARVYEACVADFKEHGALDVSNIGSVANVGLMAKKAEEYGSHDKTFIAKEDGEFVVCNEAGESVFKFSVKSGDIFRMTQAKEDAINAWFELALKRGEISKDELIFWLDSSRAHDRNLIAKFEKFRDKFTSAGVKFEILNYEQATKKSLEAIRAGKDVIGVTGNVLRDYLTDLFPIFELGGSSKMLSVVPLLAGGAMFETGAGGTAPTLVKELKEKNHLLWDSLGEFLALSASLEHLAFFRQKKEAKELSDALNRAVASYLDENKTPNATLDTRESHFYLALFWAREMAKNGGILSKIFENLADELEKNESEILKQIREKDGASVEFGGYYLLDEARANEVMRPSEILNQIIG from the coding sequence ATGAGTGACATTATCTGGACAAAAACCGACGAAGCACCGCTATTTGCAAGCTACTCTCTCTTTCCTATCGTTAAGAGCTTTTTATCACGCGCTGGCATTAGCATAACTAGGGCTGATATAAGCCTTGCTGGGCGAATTTTATCTCTTTTTAGCAAAGAGCTTGGGCTAAATAAGGCTGACGAGCTGGAGCTTCTGGGCGAGCTAACCGCGCACAAAGAGGCAAATATCATAAAACTGCCAAACATCTCAGCCACGCTCGTTCAGCTAAAAGTGGCTATTGATGAGCTTAGAAGTAAGGGCATAAACGTGCCATTTTATCCAGACGAGATCATCACAGACTACGACGAAGAGGTCGCTAAAAAATATCAAAAAGTACTTGGTAGCGCTGTTAATCCAGTGCTAAGACAAGGAAACTCAGACAGAAGAGTCCTGCCACCGGTTAAAGAATTTGCCAAAAAGCATCCACATAGCAACGGCGACTGGGACAAGGCAAATAAAACTAAAATTTGCTACATGCAAAAGGGTGATTTTTATGAAAATGAGCGCTCAATAATCGCTAGTAAAGATGAGAAATTTTATATAAATTTTATAAGTTTAGATGGCAAAAAAGAGCTTTTAAAAGAGCTTGCCGTTCAAAGCGGCGAAATAGTTGATGCTACATATTTAAGCGTAGATGAGCTAGATAAATTTTATGAAAGCTGCTTTGACGAGGCAAAAAAAGAGAATTTGACCTTGAGCTTGCATCTAAAATGCACGATGATGAAGGTTAGCGACCCAGTCATCTTTGCGCATGCGATAAAGAGCTATTTTAATGAGGTTTTTGAGCTATTTGGTGATGAGTTTAAGGCTCACGGTGTTGAGGCAAAAAATGGCTTAAAAGATATGTTTGCTAAAATTTCAACTCTTAAAAATAAAGATGAAATTTTGGCTAAATTTGATGAAATTTTGAGTAAAAAGGCAAAAATTTGGGCACTAAATGAAAGTGCCAGCAACTTTGACGTGCCAAATGACGTCATCATTGACGCCTCCGTGCCTGCGCTCATTAGAAACTCTGGCAAGGTAAAAGATAAGGACGGCGAGCTAAATTTCTCACTTTGCATGATCCCAGATAGGACCTACGCTAGAGTTTATGAGGCCTGCGTGGCGGACTTTAAAGAGCATGGCGCGCTTGATGTGAGCAACATTGGCAGCGTGGCAAATGTGGGGCTAATGGCTAAAAAGGCCGAGGAGTACGGCAGTCACGATAAGACTTTCATCGCAAAAGAGGACGGAGAATTTGTTGTTTGTAACGAAGCTGGCGAGAGTGTCTTTAAATTTAGCGTTAAAAGTGGCGACATTTTTCGGATGACGCAGGCCAAAGAAGATGCGATAAATGCGTGGTTTGAGCTTGCTTTAAAAAGAGGCGAAATTTCAAAAGATGAGCTTATATTTTGGCTAGATAGCAGCCGCGCTCATGATAGAAATTTGATAGCTAAATTTGAAAAATTTAGAGATAAATTTACTAGTGCTGGCGTGAAATTTGAAATTTTAAACTACGAGCAAGCAACTAAAAAATCGCTTGAGGCAATAAGAGCTGGCAAAGACGTCATAGGTGTCACTGGCAACGTTTTAAGAGACTATCTAACCGATCTTTTCCCGATATTTGAGCTAGGTGGCAGCTCAAAAATGCTCTCAGTAGTGCCACTACTTGCTGGTGGAGCGATGTTTGAGACTGGTGCTGGTGGGACGGCTCCGACGCTTGTAAAAGAGCTAAAGGAGAAAAATCACCTGCTTTGGGATAGTCTGGGCGAGTTTTTGGCGCTTAGTGCATCGCTTGAACATCTAGCGTTTTTTAGGCAAAAAAAAGAGGCAAAAGAGCTAAGTGACGCGCTAAATAGAGCGGTTGCTAGCTATCTAGATGAAAACAAAACGCCAAATGCCACTCTTGATACAAGAGAGTCACACTTTTATCTGGCACTTTTTTGGGCAAGAGAGATGGCAAAAAATGGCGGAATTTTAAGCAAAATTTTTGAAAATTTAGCAGACGAGCTAGAGAAAAACGAGAGTGAAATTTTAAAGCAGATTAGAGAAAAAGATGGTGCAAGCGTGGAATTTGGCGGATACTACCTGCTAGATGAAGCAAGAGCAAATGAGGTCATGAGACCAAGTGAAATTTTAAATCAAATAATAGGATAA
- the mltG gene encoding endolytic transglycosylase MltG: MIKNFIKKPYLDIFFDIVLIVVLSLFVYLARPINTSKVVFIPKGSVGEIISYLANRNFNLSVIDKYAMRFIGSPQSGWIEIGKDKISRVDFLKKLAKAKAAMTEITLIPGETTIVFLNQIAAQLGLDAVKLNSEYNALAPVSDGFLMPNTYKIPVGISERHLAYYLVNSSKKAQSEISRKIFGEYNEKKWFKILTIASIIQKEAANDAEMPLVASVIYNRLDKGMRLQMDGTLNYGIYSHDVITAERIRSDMSEFNTYLNDGIPPSPVCSVSINAIKAAINPAKTNYLYFVLDKKAKKHIFSKTLSEHNQNIAK; the protein is encoded by the coding sequence ATGATAAAAAATTTTATAAAAAAACCATACCTAGATATTTTTTTTGATATCGTACTCATCGTCGTCCTAAGTCTTTTTGTATATTTAGCACGCCCTATAAACACAAGCAAGGTCGTTTTTATACCAAAGGGGAGTGTGGGCGAGATTATATCTTATTTAGCTAATCGCAACTTTAACTTAAGTGTGATCGACAAGTACGCCATGCGTTTCATCGGCTCGCCTCAGTCTGGCTGGATCGAGATAGGAAAAGATAAAATTTCAAGGGTTGATTTTTTAAAAAAACTTGCCAAGGCAAAGGCTGCGATGACGGAGATTACGCTCATACCTGGCGAAACTACTATCGTTTTTTTAAACCAGATAGCAGCGCAGCTTGGACTTGACGCAGTTAAACTAAATAGCGAATACAACGCACTTGCGCCAGTGAGCGACGGCTTTTTGATGCCAAATACTTATAAAATTCCAGTTGGCATCAGCGAAAGACATCTAGCATATTACCTCGTAAATTCATCTAAAAAGGCACAAAGCGAGATCAGCAGGAAAATTTTTGGCGAATACAACGAGAAAAAGTGGTTTAAAATTTTAACCATCGCCTCTATCATCCAAAAAGAGGCCGCAAACGACGCTGAGATGCCTCTTGTCGCCTCAGTCATCTACAACCGCCTTGATAAGGGCATGAGGCTGCAGATGGACGGCACGCTAAACTATGGTATCTACTCGCACGATGTGATCACGGCTGAGCGCATAAGAAGCGATATGAGCGAGTTTAACACCTATCTAAACGACGGCATACCGCCAAGCCCAGTCTGCTCGGTCTCGATAAATGCGATAAAAGCGGCAATAAACCCTGCAAAGACAAACTACTTGTATTTTGTGCTTGACAAAAAGGCGAAAAAGCACATTTTTTCAAAAACCTTAAGCGAACACAACCAAAATATCGCAAAATAG
- a CDS encoding AsmA-like C-terminal domain-containing protein, translating to MEQLYIKLDKKLIVRAKQIKLPSFKKDVTQKSSDERLLNLSQGVDYLETFFQEISLESVQIGDNFKIKILFLDDIFFVDSPYLNIDIKFQKEQQDGIDHFIVKNLSFKDFNVSISGEGSANFDKDDYKFDGNFTSHELNGKLSFALKDTLLTYKAYDVNAGSIKDFIAELDSRIHLNSEVKNWIYGYIVADDYHLNEINGKADLKKNDLFLNELNATANAKNLLVKFDKGLPAVNVAEANITLNNSKLKFDLTAPVYKGKKLDGSNVAINNIFDEKSANLELFIKTNSIYDEAINEILRAYKINVPVRQLSGKMDAGLKILIKLDEKSLENFDEKSVIANGDFKISDAVLDIAGSKFNAKSALVKLVNTSTLNIDASGFGLDFFRANAKADINLQKSSGEIKGVIESFDLKEKNDEILAFKNEPFTALLDFSKPNETTLSIEPFGINLSFGDESVIATKNSNFIMQNSPVLKQNGVLGFDDVSIKSKDFVNLEILAKGLKFDMPFLDKNGSKYENDDFLITVSKAGVKVQSASKKLSLNIAEKGIEAKSNDLNLLVLDDNNTKEQSTPLELFAKNGDIILQDLNKTLPFTSFSAEKKGKSVSLNGLAKQGRVGYFSDEKSINLDATDISGEFINDLFGIKSFEGGKFRLKLLGESTKEFKAEVRFFGTYLKDYIFYQKLLSFLNSVPSLLSFKTPDFNDKGYTVKNGKILLTRKGDVIEFLAIEMIGTSADIGGRGTIDLNSKKINIDLELKILKDASGIIDKIPLINQIILGKDRSLSTVIAIRGTTEKPEYSTQILQDALLSPLKIIRNVLQAPFLIFE from the coding sequence TTGGAGCAATTATATATAAAGTTAGATAAAAAATTAATTGTAAGAGCAAAGCAGATCAAGCTTCCAAGCTTTAAAAAAGACGTGACGCAAAAAAGTAGTGATGAGAGACTTTTAAACCTTAGTCAAGGCGTGGACTACCTCGAGACCTTTTTTCAAGAAATTTCGCTTGAGAGCGTGCAAATAGGCGATAATTTTAAGATCAAAATTTTATTTTTAGATGATATATTTTTCGTTGATAGCCCTTATCTAAACATCGATATCAAATTTCAAAAAGAGCAGCAAGATGGCATAGACCACTTCATAGTAAAAAATTTAAGTTTTAAAGACTTTAATGTTAGCATTAGCGGCGAAGGCAGTGCAAATTTTGACAAAGATGACTATAAATTTGATGGAAATTTCACCTCTCACGAGCTAAATGGCAAGCTTAGCTTTGCCTTAAAAGATACGCTTTTAACCTACAAAGCCTATGACGTAAATGCTGGCAGCATAAAGGACTTCATCGCTGAGCTTGATAGCCGCATACACCTAAACAGCGAGGTTAAAAACTGGATATATGGCTACATCGTGGCTGATGACTATCACCTAAATGAGATAAACGGCAAGGCTGATCTTAAAAAAAATGATCTTTTCTTAAACGAGCTAAATGCAACTGCAAATGCCAAAAATTTACTTGTTAAATTTGATAAAGGCCTGCCAGCTGTAAATGTCGCTGAGGCAAACATCACGCTTAATAACTCGAAGCTTAAATTTGACCTTACAGCTCCAGTTTATAAAGGCAAAAAGCTTGATGGCTCAAACGTCGCGATAAACAACATCTTTGATGAAAAAAGTGCAAATTTAGAGCTTTTTATAAAGACAAATTCCATTTACGATGAGGCGATAAATGAGATACTAAGAGCTTATAAGATCAACGTGCCAGTTAGGCAGCTAAGCGGCAAAATGGACGCTGGCTTAAAAATTTTGATAAAGCTTGACGAAAAGAGCTTAGAAAATTTTGATGAAAAAAGCGTCATAGCAAATGGCGATTTTAAGATAAGTGATGCGGTTTTAGATATCGCTGGGAGTAAATTTAATGCTAAAAGCGCTCTTGTAAAGCTTGTAAATACTTCGACGCTAAACATCGATGCAAGTGGCTTTGGACTTGACTTTTTCAGAGCAAATGCAAAAGCAGATATAAATTTACAAAAAAGCAGCGGTGAGATAAAAGGCGTCATAGAAAGCTTTGATCTAAAAGAGAAAAATGATGAAATTTTAGCCTTTAAAAATGAGCCATTTACCGCGCTTCTTGACTTTAGTAAGCCAAATGAGACCACGCTTAGCATTGAGCCTTTTGGGATAAATTTAAGCTTTGGTGATGAGAGCGTGATAGCTACAAAAAACAGCAACTTCATCATGCAAAACTCCCCAGTTTTAAAGCAAAATGGCGTGCTTGGCTTTGATGATGTGAGCATAAAAAGCAAGGACTTTGTTAATCTTGAAATTTTGGCAAAAGGGCTTAAATTTGACATGCCGTTTTTGGATAAAAATGGCTCAAAATACGAAAATGATGACTTTTTGATCACGGTCTCAAAGGCTGGCGTAAAAGTGCAAAGTGCAAGCAAAAAACTCTCTTTAAACATCGCTGAAAAGGGTATAGAGGCTAAGAGCAACGACCTAAATTTGCTTGTCCTTGATGACAACAACACAAAAGAGCAAAGCACGCCACTTGAGCTCTTTGCAAAAAATGGCGACATCATCTTGCAAGACCTTAACAAAACCTTGCCATTTACCAGCTTTAGCGCCGAGAAAAAGGGCAAGAGCGTATCACTAAATGGACTGGCAAAGCAAGGCAGAGTTGGATATTTTAGCGATGAGAAAAGCATAAATTTAGACGCAACCGACATAAGCGGCGAGTTTATCAACGACCTTTTTGGCATAAAGAGCTTTGAGGGTGGTAAATTTCGCCTAAAACTGCTTGGAGAGAGCACGAAAGAGTTTAAGGCGGAGGTAAGATTTTTCGGAACGTATCTAAAAGACTACATCTTTTATCAAAAACTTCTTAGCTTCCTAAACTCGGTGCCGTCGCTACTTAGCTTTAAAACGCCTGACTTTAACGACAAGGGCTACACTGTTAAAAATGGCAAAATTTTACTAACTAGAAAAGGCGACGTGATCGAGTTTTTAGCGATTGAAATGATAGGCACGAGCGCAGATATCGGCGGACGCGGCACGATCGATCTAAATAGCAAAAAGATAAATATCGACCTAGAGCTAAAGATACTAAAAGACGCAAGCGGCATCATCGATAAGATCCCACTTATCAACCAAATCATCCTTGGCAAAGACCGCTCACTCTCAACCGTCATCGCCATACGTGGCACGACTGAAAAGCCGGAGTACTCGACGCAAATATTGCAAGACGCCCTACTCTCGCCACTAAAGATAATAAGAAACGTTCTGCAGGCTCCGTTTTTGATATTTGAGTAG
- the hypA gene encoding hydrogenase maturation nickel metallochaperone HypA, which yields MHELSIVQNLVSLCEKNAAKENAKEISKIEIKVGRLSGVEPHYLESAFDVYKAGTICENAELVINLQGIVVECLDCGFGGELSENDFTCPKCKSQNLKVTDGEDMYLMRLEMK from the coding sequence ATGCACGAGCTTAGTATCGTTCAAAATTTAGTCAGCCTTTGCGAGAAAAATGCCGCCAAAGAAAACGCCAAAGAGATAAGCAAGATCGAGATAAAGGTTGGCCGTTTAAGTGGGGTCGAGCCTCACTATCTAGAGAGTGCCTTTGATGTTTATAAGGCTGGCACGATCTGCGAAAACGCCGAACTTGTCATAAATTTACAAGGCATTGTTGTAGAGTGTTTAGACTGTGGATTTGGTGGGGAGCTTAGCGAAAATGACTTCACCTGCCCAAAGTGTAAAAGTCAAAATTTAAAGGTGACTGACGGCGAGGATATGTATCTTATGCGCCTTGAGATGAAGTAA
- the hypE gene encoding hydrogenase expression/formation protein HypE has product MKKIMLSHGGGGEEMNSLINETIFKIFDNEILRQSNDSAILNLGGKIAFSSDSFVVTPIFFNGGDIGKIAACGTINDLAMVGASAKYLSCSLIIEEGLSIEELEKVLGSLAKTCKESGVSVVCGDTKVVPKGKCDKIFINTAGIGEIVCEGVELKNLKAGAKILISGDVGRHGGVVLAAREEFELGLDLKSDCKSLKEVVLKLFSAGIKPQCMRDATRGGLSAVLNEWAKFSKFDILVFEENIKVADEVMGVCELFGFEPYELANEGTFVMAVDESQAEDALKILREFDQNAMIIGEVLQATNERVIIENAYKSRRFLESPKGELLPRIC; this is encoded by the coding sequence ATGAAAAAGATAATGCTAAGCCACGGCGGCGGCGGCGAGGAGATGAACTCGCTTATAAACGAGACGATATTTAAAATTTTTGATAACGAAATTTTAAGGCAGAGCAACGACTCAGCGATACTAAATTTAGGCGGCAAGATCGCGTTTAGCTCCGATAGCTTTGTGGTAACTCCCATTTTTTTTAATGGCGGCGATATCGGCAAGATTGCAGCTTGCGGCACGATAAACGACCTAGCGATGGTTGGAGCAAGTGCAAAATACCTAAGCTGCTCGCTCATCATCGAAGAGGGGCTTAGCATAGAAGAGCTTGAAAAGGTGCTTGGCTCGCTTGCAAAAACTTGCAAAGAGAGTGGCGTGAGCGTGGTTTGCGGCGATACAAAGGTCGTGCCAAAGGGCAAATGCGACAAAATTTTCATAAACACAGCAGGCATAGGCGAGATAGTTTGCGAAGGCGTGGAGCTTAAAAATTTAAAAGCAGGGGCTAAAATTTTAATCTCTGGAGATGTTGGAAGACACGGCGGTGTGGTGCTTGCAGCAAGGGAGGAATTTGAGCTTGGGCTTGATCTAAAAAGTGACTGCAAGAGCCTAAAAGAGGTTGTTTTAAAGCTATTTAGCGCTGGTATAAAGCCGCAGTGCATGCGTGACGCGACTAGGGGCGGACTAAGTGCGGTGCTAAATGAGTGGGCTAAATTTAGTAAATTTGACATCTTAGTTTTTGAAGAAAATATCAAGGTGGCAGACGAAGTGATGGGCGTTTGTGAGCTATTTGGATTTGAGCCTTATGAACTTGCAAATGAGGGCACTTTTGTGATGGCTGTTGATGAGAGCCAGGCTGAAGATGCACTTAAAATTTTAAGAGAATTTGATCAAAATGCGATGATAATAGGCGAGGTTTTGCAGGCTACAAACGAGCGTGTCATCATCGAAAATGCCTATAAATCAAGAAGATTTCTCGAGTCCCCAAAGGGCGAGCTACTACCAAGGATCTGCTGA
- the hypD gene encoding hydrogenase formation protein HypD: protein MDLINDFRDKNLILALSKLIQKESVKPLNIMEICGGHTHSIMKFALPSLVGEHINFVHGPGCPVCVMPKSRIDEACKLASMDNVIFCTLADMLRVPGSKTSLQKLRGEGHDIRALYTPLDALNIAKQNPDKKVIFFAIGFETTTPMSANLVEKVVQEGIKNLYFHINHVTVPAPVRAIMSDENVRIDAFLGPSHVSVITGSKIYKELASEFKRPIAISGFEPLDIMASVLNLVRQQNAGTYEVYNEYARAVKEEGNVKAKELIAKYFEPCDFVWRGLGEIAQSGMKLKDEFAYLDARVQFDCSVESAGESKACICGQILRGLAKPTDCKVFGKVCNPQNPLGSCMVSSEGACAAYFKYARVG from the coding sequence ATGGATCTTATCAATGATTTTCGCGATAAAAATTTAATCCTTGCCCTTTCAAAACTGATACAAAAAGAGAGTGTAAAACCGCTAAATATCATGGAAATTTGCGGCGGCCACACGCATAGCATTATGAAATTTGCACTGCCAAGCTTAGTTGGGGAGCATATAAATTTCGTCCACGGCCCAGGCTGTCCAGTCTGCGTGATGCCAAAAAGCCGCATAGACGAGGCCTGTAAGCTAGCTAGCATGGATAATGTGATCTTTTGCACGCTAGCTGACATGCTAAGAGTGCCTGGCTCAAAGACAAGCTTGCAAAAGCTTCGTGGCGAGGGGCATGATATAAGGGCGCTTTACACGCCACTTGATGCGCTAAATATCGCTAAGCAAAATCCAGACAAAAAGGTCATATTTTTTGCCATTGGCTTTGAGACGACGACGCCGATGAGCGCAAATTTAGTTGAAAAAGTGGTGCAAGAGGGCATTAAAAATTTATATTTTCATATAAATCACGTAACCGTCCCAGCGCCAGTTAGAGCTATAATGAGCGATGAAAACGTAAGGATAGACGCATTTTTAGGACCAAGCCACGTGAGCGTCATCACGGGTAGTAAAATTTACAAAGAGCTAGCGAGCGAATTTAAAAGACCAATCGCCATTAGCGGTTTTGAGCCGCTTGACATCATGGCAAGTGTGCTAAATTTAGTCCGTCAGCAAAACGCAGGCACTTATGAAGTCTATAACGAGTACGCAAGGGCGGTCAAAGAAGAGGGTAACGTCAAGGCAAAAGAGCTCATAGCTAAGTATTTTGAGCCGTGCGACTTTGTCTGGAGAGGCCTTGGTGAGATAGCGCAAAGTGGCATGAAGCTAAAAGATGAGTTTGCCTATCTTGACGCCAGAGTGCAGTTTGACTGCAGTGTAGAGAGCGCTGGCGAGAGCAAGGCTTGCATTTGTGGGCAAATTTTAAGGGGGCTAGCAAAGCCGACTGATTGTAAGGTCTTTGGCAAGGTTTGCAACCCGCAAAACCCGCTAGGATCGTGCATGGTCTCAAGTGAGGGCGCTTGTGCGGCATATTTTAAATACGCAAGAGTTGGTTAA
- a CDS encoding HypC/HybG/HupF family hydrogenase formation chaperone produces MCLSIPSKVIEIDENNVATVETLGVTRKVSLDLISEEVKVGEYVLIHVGYAMQKIDTQFALESLEVYQKIAEDMDAGKI; encoded by the coding sequence ATGTGTCTTTCGATCCCTTCAAAAGTAATAGAAATAGACGAAAATAACGTAGCCACCGTTGAGACTCTGGGCGTTACTAGAAAAGTAAGCCTAGATCTCATCTCTGAAGAGGTAAAAGTGGGCGAATACGTGCTAATCCACGTTGGATATGCCATGCAAAAGATTGATACGCAGTTTGCGCTTGAGAGCTTAGAGGTCTATCAAAAGATCGCTGAGGATATGGACGCGGGGAAAATTTGA